From a single Mesorhizobium shangrilense genomic region:
- the modB gene encoding molybdate ABC transporter permease subunit → MNWLLDLTPDEWNAVRLSIKVATVAMVASLPPGILIALLLARGQFWGKTLLNGLVHMPLILPPVVTGYLLLLTFGKRGPAGAFLAEHFGIVFSFRWTGAALACGVMGFPLMVRAIRLSIEAVDRKMEAAAGTLGASPLWVFGTITLPLILPGLIAGAILSFAKAMGEFGATITFVSNIPNETQTLPSAIYTFTQVPGGDEGALRLTLISIIISMAALVASEVLARRVGRRMDIE, encoded by the coding sequence ATGAACTGGCTGCTGGACCTCACTCCCGACGAATGGAATGCGGTCCGGCTGTCCATCAAGGTGGCGACCGTGGCCATGGTCGCCAGCTTGCCGCCGGGCATACTGATCGCGCTGTTGCTCGCGCGGGGCCAGTTCTGGGGCAAGACGCTGCTCAACGGGCTGGTCCACATGCCGCTGATCCTGCCGCCGGTGGTGACCGGCTATCTGCTGCTGCTGACCTTCGGCAAGCGTGGCCCCGCCGGCGCCTTCCTCGCCGAGCATTTCGGCATTGTCTTTTCATTCCGCTGGACGGGCGCCGCACTGGCCTGCGGGGTGATGGGTTTCCCCTTGATGGTGAGGGCAATCCGGCTGTCGATCGAGGCGGTCGATCGCAAGATGGAAGCGGCGGCCGGGACGCTGGGCGCCAGCCCGCTCTGGGTGTTCGGCACGATCACGCTGCCGCTGATCCTGCCCGGCCTGATTGCAGGCGCCATCCTGTCCTTCGCCAAGGCAATGGGCGAGTTCGGCGCGACCATCACCTTCGTCTCCAACATCCCGAACGAGACGCAGACGCTGCCTTCGGCGATCTATACGTTCACGCAGGTGCCGGGCGGCGATGAAGGCGCGCTCAGGCTGACGCTGATTTCCATCATCATCTCCATGGCGGCGCTCGTCGCCTCGGAAGTGCTGGCCCGGCGCGTCGGCCGGCGGATGGAC
- a CDS encoding DUF4169 family protein yields MGDIVNLRQARKQKARDEKLRDAEQNRALHGRSKAEKQRDRLIADKTESFVDGHRRESGDKDSQSIGDSQGIGPKNAQRFSDEPDA; encoded by the coding sequence ATGGGCGACATCGTCAATCTCCGCCAGGCCCGAAAGCAGAAGGCGCGGGACGAGAAGTTGCGTGACGCCGAACAGAACCGGGCCTTGCACGGTCGTTCCAAGGCAGAGAAGCAGCGCGACCGCCTGATCGCCGACAAGACCGAAAGCTTCGTCGACGGGCATCGCCGTGAGTCCGGCGACAAGGACAGCCAAAGCATCGGGGATAGCCAAGGCATCGGGCCGAAAAATGCGCAGCGGTTTTCGGACGAGCCCGATGCTTGA
- a CDS encoding TOBE domain-containing protein has protein sequence MKISARNILRGTIVEIVKGATTSHVRIDIGGGAVVTSSITNEAVADLKLEKGKQAYAVVKASDVMVGID, from the coding sequence ATGAAAATCAGCGCCCGCAATATCCTGAGGGGAACGATCGTCGAGATCGTCAAGGGAGCGACCACCTCGCATGTCCGCATCGACATTGGCGGCGGCGCCGTCGTCACCTCCTCGATCACCAACGAAGCTGTCGCCGATCTCAAGCTGGAAAAAGGCAAGCAGGCCTATGCGGTGGTCAAGGCCTCGGACGTGATGGTTGGCATCGACTGA
- a CDS encoding DUF2853 family protein codes for MADYLADVKKYDAAANADVVEKIVKHLGIALRNRDSSLVSCTDPKELDRVKAGWVSKKLGITDDKKADAAIQKVCQTMHADHSKHRVTFYYLVAKDLGKLGSL; via the coding sequence ATGGCCGATTATCTCGCAGACGTGAAGAAATACGACGCCGCGGCGAACGCCGACGTGGTCGAGAAGATCGTGAAGCACCTGGGCATTGCGCTACGCAATCGCGATTCCTCGCTGGTATCCTGCACGGACCCGAAGGAACTCGATCGCGTCAAGGCGGGCTGGGTCTCGAAGAAGCTCGGCATCACCGACGACAAGAAGGCAGACGCCGCGATCCAAAAGGTCTGCCAGACGATGCACGCTGACCACAGCAAGCACCGGGTAACGTTCTACTATCTGGTAGCGAAGGATCTGGGCAAGCTCGGCTCGCTTTGA
- a CDS encoding AAA family ATPase, whose product MQNDSDRFFVLTGGPGSGKTTLIEALRSAGFATSVEAGRGIIRDQSAIGGPALPWHDRALFAELMLSWELRSYQGSIEQKGAVFFDRGVPDTLGYLRLSGLPVPGHVSAAADRFRYNARVFIAPPWPDIFAQDEERKQTLDEAERTYHALVGVYTELGYELVPLPLAPVETRLRFVLAEAGLV is encoded by the coding sequence ATGCAAAACGATTCCGATCGGTTCTTTGTGCTGACCGGCGGTCCGGGCTCCGGCAAGACCACATTGATCGAAGCCTTGCGTTCAGCCGGCTTCGCCACCTCCGTCGAGGCAGGGCGCGGCATCATCCGCGACCAGTCAGCGATAGGCGGTCCCGCCCTGCCCTGGCATGACCGGGCACTCTTCGCCGAATTGATGCTGTCGTGGGAACTGCGCTCCTATCAAGGGTCTATCGAACAGAAGGGGGCCGTCTTCTTCGATCGCGGCGTACCGGACACCCTAGGTTATCTCAGGCTGAGCGGCCTGCCCGTACCCGGACACGTCAGCGCCGCGGCGGACCGCTTCCGCTACAACGCGCGCGTCTTCATTGCCCCGCCCTGGCCGGACATCTTCGCGCAGGATGAAGAACGCAAGCAGACACTGGACGAGGCCGAGCGCACCTACCATGCGCTGGTCGGCGTCTACACCGAACTGGGCTATGAACTGGTTCCGCTGCCCCTGGCGCCGGTCGAGACGCGGCTGCGATTTGTGCTGGCCGAGGCAGGACTTGTCTGA
- a CDS encoding SspB family protein, which yields MADDHIRYDILAQEALRGVMRKVLAEVARTGLPGNHHFFITFLTGAPGVRVSSRLRERYPEQMTIVIQFQYWDLKVTETGFEVGLSFSDVPEKLEIPFSAVRGFYDPSVNFELEFDVKTEGAAADEPAAQPTPEPLTIVSEKKPKAEKKAAAEAEKKPAAADAAAKGAEVVSLDAFRKK from the coding sequence ATGGCCGACGACCACATCCGCTACGACATTCTGGCCCAGGAGGCATTGCGCGGCGTCATGCGCAAGGTTCTGGCCGAGGTCGCGCGCACCGGCCTGCCCGGCAACCATCATTTCTTCATCACCTTCCTGACCGGCGCGCCCGGCGTGCGCGTGTCTTCGAGGCTGCGCGAGCGCTATCCCGAACAGATGACCATCGTCATCCAGTTCCAGTATTGGGACCTGAAAGTGACGGAAACCGGCTTCGAGGTTGGGCTGTCCTTCTCCGATGTTCCCGAAAAGCTGGAAATTCCGTTCTCGGCCGTGCGCGGCTTCTACGATCCGTCGGTCAATTTCGAACTGGAATTCGACGTCAAGACGGAGGGCGCGGCGGCCGACGAGCCAGCCGCCCAGCCAACTCCCGAGCCGCTGACAATCGTCTCGGAGAAAAAGCCAAAGGCGGAGAAGAAGGCCGCCGCCGAGGCCGAAAAGAAGCCTGCTGCGGCGGATGCCGCCGCCAAGGGCGCGGAAGTCGTCTCCCTCGACGCCTTCCGCAAGAAATAA
- the modA gene encoding molybdate ABC transporter substrate-binding protein, producing MTRRGFEMKVIAIGGFAAMLMAAIPAHADDKVVVFAAASLKDALDAVNKSCEADVGEAATISYAASSALAKQIEGGAPADVFISADLDWMKYLSDKKLTKPDTEVKLLGNEIVLVAPKDSKVEAKIEKGFDLAKLVGDGRLAMGDFKAVPAGKYGKAALESLGVWSSVESKVAQAENVRAALKLVSTGEAALGIVYATDAHAEKGVKVIGTFPEDSHPPIIYPVAQTADSKDKHTAAFLKCLQSAKAAELFKDQGFTVLAK from the coding sequence ATGACGCGCAGGGGTTTTGAAATGAAGGTGATTGCTATTGGTGGTTTTGCGGCAATGCTGATGGCGGCGATACCTGCTCATGCCGACGACAAGGTGGTGGTGTTTGCCGCGGCCAGCCTCAAGGATGCGCTCGATGCCGTCAACAAGTCGTGCGAGGCCGATGTCGGCGAGGCAGCGACCATTTCCTACGCGGCAAGCTCGGCGCTGGCCAAGCAGATCGAGGGCGGCGCGCCGGCCGATGTGTTCATCTCCGCCGATCTCGACTGGATGAAATATCTCTCCGACAAGAAGCTGACCAAGCCGGACACCGAAGTGAAGCTGCTCGGCAACGAGATCGTGCTGGTGGCGCCGAAGGATTCCAAGGTTGAAGCCAAGATCGAGAAGGGCTTCGACCTAGCCAAACTGGTTGGCGACGGCAGGCTCGCCATGGGCGATTTCAAGGCGGTGCCGGCCGGCAAATACGGCAAGGCGGCGCTGGAATCGCTGGGCGTCTGGTCCTCGGTCGAAAGCAAGGTGGCGCAAGCCGAGAATGTGCGTGCGGCGCTCAAGCTGGTTTCGACCGGCGAGGCCGCACTCGGCATCGTCTATGCCACCGACGCGCATGCGGAAAAGGGCGTCAAGGTGATCGGCACCTTCCCGGAAGATTCGCATCCGCCGATCATCTACCCGGTTGCCCAGACTGCGGATTCGAAGGACAAGCATACGGCGGCCTTCCTGAAATGCCTGCAGTCCGCCAAGGCGGCCGAACTCTTCAAGGATCAGGGCTTCACCGTCCTGGCCAAGTAA
- a CDS encoding multidrug effflux MFS transporter — protein MSPKFLRIAVVLGLLSAIGPFAIDMYLPALPSIGADLHAGTAAVQMSLLIFFLSMGFGQIVVGPISDMVGRKLPLYGGLVLFMIGGIGSAMAPTIEWLIAFRFLQGLGASAGMAVPRAIVRDLHTGTEAAKLMSLLMLVFSVSPILAPLTGSVIIENIGWRAVFWTVTGAAALATILLATSLKETRPVEDRVGSSFGTALVGYRFLMGDRNFLGLTAIAGFGIASFFVYLSSSSFILIDHYGLSPSVYSVFFSINAVAFIGMSQMTGLLAERFGLRRVVRVAVAGYATTMVVLFAVMASGIDRLDVMAALLFVGYGFLGLVIPTTSVLAMEEHGEIAGTASALMGTLHFAIGALAMGVAGVFFDGTPLPMVAGIALCAVISFTLAKVTLGRGREVVEAPAE, from the coding sequence ATGAGTCCCAAATTCCTCCGCATCGCGGTCGTGCTCGGCTTGTTGTCCGCCATCGGCCCGTTCGCCATCGACATGTATCTGCCCGCGCTGCCGTCGATCGGCGCGGATCTGCACGCCGGCACCGCCGCCGTGCAGATGAGCCTGCTGATCTTCTTCCTGTCCATGGGCTTCGGCCAGATCGTCGTCGGGCCGATCTCCGACATGGTCGGCCGCAAACTGCCGCTTTATGGCGGCCTCGTGCTGTTCATGATCGGCGGCATCGGTTCGGCGATGGCACCGACCATCGAGTGGCTGATCGCCTTCCGTTTCCTGCAGGGCCTTGGCGCCAGCGCCGGCATGGCTGTGCCCCGTGCCATCGTGCGTGACCTGCACACCGGCACCGAGGCCGCCAAGCTGATGTCCTTGTTGATGCTGGTGTTTTCGGTGTCGCCGATCCTGGCACCGCTGACCGGCAGCGTGATCATCGAGAATATTGGCTGGCGCGCCGTGTTCTGGACGGTGACAGGTGCGGCCGCACTTGCAACCATCCTGCTGGCGACCTCGCTCAAGGAGACGCGGCCGGTGGAAGACCGCGTCGGCTCCTCCTTCGGCACCGCGCTTGTCGGCTATCGCTTCCTGATGGGCGATCGTAATTTCCTTGGCCTGACGGCGATCGCCGGCTTCGGCATTGCCAGCTTCTTCGTCTATCTGTCGAGCTCGTCCTTCATCCTGATCGACCATTACGGGCTGTCGCCCTCGGTCTACAGCGTGTTCTTCTCGATCAATGCCGTGGCTTTCATCGGCATGTCGCAGATGACGGGACTGCTGGCGGAGCGGTTCGGACTGCGGCGTGTCGTGCGCGTCGCGGTAGCCGGCTACGCAACGACGATGGTGGTGCTGTTCGCCGTAATGGCCTCCGGCATCGATCGGCTCGACGTGATGGCGGCACTGCTGTTCGTCGGCTACGGTTTCCTTGGCCTGGTCATTCCGACGACTTCGGTGCTGGCCATGGAAGAGCATGGCGAGATCGCCGGCACGGCCTCTGCGCTGATGGGCACGCTGCATTTCGCCATCGGCGCACTCGCCATGGGTGTTGCCGGCGTGTTCTTCGACGGGACGCCGTTGCCGATGGTGGCGGGCATCGCGCTGTGCGCGGTGATCTCCTTCACGCTGGCCAAGGTGACGCTCGGGCGTGGACGCGAAGTCGTCGAAGCGCCGGCGGAGTAA
- a CDS encoding thymidylate synthase encodes MRQYLDLLKHVLENGADRGDRTGTGTRSVFGYQMRFDLADGFPVTTTKKLHLKSIIHELLWFLAGDTNVRYLNDNGVSIWDEWADENGDLGPVYGKQWRSWPDGHGGSIDQIAGLLKEIRRNPQSRRLIVSAWNPAEVEAMALPPCHCLFQFYVSKGRLSCQLYQRSADIFLGVPFNIASYALLTLMVAEVTGLKPGDFVHTLGDAHLYSNHFEQAREQLRRTPRALPTMWINPEVKDLFAFRFEDFRLENYVADASIKAPIAV; translated from the coding sequence ATGCGCCAGTATCTCGACCTTCTGAAACATGTGCTGGAAAACGGTGCTGATCGTGGCGATCGCACCGGCACCGGAACGCGTTCGGTGTTCGGCTACCAGATGCGCTTTGACCTTGCCGACGGTTTTCCCGTCACCACCACCAAGAAGCTGCATCTGAAGTCGATCATCCATGAGCTCCTGTGGTTCCTGGCCGGCGACACCAACGTCAGATATCTCAACGACAACGGCGTCTCCATTTGGGACGAATGGGCAGACGAGAATGGCGACCTTGGCCCGGTCTATGGCAAGCAATGGCGCTCCTGGCCGGACGGCCATGGCGGCTCGATCGACCAGATTGCTGGTCTTCTGAAGGAGATACGCCGGAATCCTCAATCGCGGCGGCTGATCGTTTCGGCGTGGAACCCGGCCGAGGTGGAGGCCATGGCGCTGCCGCCCTGCCACTGCCTGTTCCAGTTCTATGTCTCCAAGGGCAGGCTTTCCTGCCAGCTTTACCAGCGCTCAGCCGATATTTTTCTCGGCGTACCCTTCAACATCGCTTCCTATGCGCTGCTGACCCTGATGGTGGCTGAGGTGACCGGGCTGAAGCCAGGTGATTTCGTCCACACGCTTGGCGATGCGCATCTCTACTCGAACCATTTCGAGCAGGCGCGCGAACAGCTGCGGCGCACGCCGAGGGCGCTGCCGACGATGTGGATCAATCCGGAGGTAAAAGACCTCTTCGCCTTCCGCTTCGAGGATTTCCGGCTGGAAAACTATGTCGCCGACGCGAGCATCAAGGCGCCCATCGCGGTCTGA
- a CDS encoding TetR/AcrR family transcriptional regulator, with amino-acid sequence MRPSVSPDTFPPRGHEAKRVSIVDSAASVFCREGFAGANIDLIAAEAGVSRQTVYNHHGDKEKLFIAVVRDLTERCNAGIFATISTFPDQPRDLEADLIAFAVRMNQNCICNRDGKFLRKLIQTEGERYPELFAEWREQGPGRTWPALAARFARLAYGGYLAIDDPDVAARQFLSLVNAELQTIFMLGGTPRDDEVLQSATNGVRTFLRAFGRRKSAASTEKLSALASA; translated from the coding sequence ATGAGACCAAGCGTTTCTCCTGACACTTTCCCGCCACGCGGCCACGAGGCTAAGCGCGTGTCCATCGTCGATTCCGCAGCGTCCGTGTTCTGCCGCGAGGGCTTCGCCGGCGCCAATATCGACCTGATCGCGGCCGAGGCCGGGGTTTCGCGCCAGACGGTCTACAATCATCATGGCGACAAGGAAAAACTCTTTATTGCCGTGGTCCGCGATCTGACCGAGCGTTGCAACGCCGGCATCTTCGCCACCATCTCCACTTTCCCAGACCAACCCAGGGATCTCGAGGCCGATCTGATCGCGTTTGCGGTGCGCATGAACCAGAACTGCATCTGCAACCGCGACGGAAAATTCCTACGCAAGCTGATCCAGACCGAGGGCGAGCGCTATCCCGAGCTGTTTGCCGAATGGCGCGAACAGGGTCCTGGCAGGACATGGCCTGCGCTTGCCGCCCGCTTTGCCCGCCTCGCCTACGGCGGTTATCTCGCGATCGACGATCCCGATGTCGCGGCGCGGCAGTTCCTCAGCCTCGTCAATGCCGAACTGCAGACAATTTTCATGCTCGGCGGCACGCCAAGGGACGATGAGGTGCTGCAGTCGGCGACCAATGGCGTGCGCACCTTCCTGCGCGCCTTCGGCAGGCGCAAGTCCGCGGCCAGTACAGAAAAGCTCAGCGCGCTGGCCAGCGCCTGA
- the tsaA gene encoding tRNA (N6-threonylcarbamoyladenosine(37)-N6)-methyltransferase TrmO: MVRENEIRPSEVAVDPPPATDAGLVFIGVIRTPWGSRLLTPRQGRADGPVCRIEIFDPWREALQGVEAFERLEVLYWLHLSRRDLVRQSPASDGTSRGTFALRSPVRPNPIGTAIVTLAGVEGSTLLVRGMDCVDGTPLLDLKPDRALFKPIAPPQPGDFEVG; encoded by the coding sequence ATGGTTCGGGAAAACGAGATCAGGCCAAGCGAGGTGGCGGTTGATCCGCCACCGGCGACCGACGCCGGCCTGGTGTTCATCGGCGTGATCCGCACGCCCTGGGGTTCGCGCCTGCTCACGCCGCGCCAAGGCCGGGCGGATGGCCCGGTCTGCCGGATCGAGATCTTCGACCCTTGGCGGGAGGCGCTGCAGGGTGTCGAGGCATTCGAGCGACTTGAGGTTCTCTACTGGCTGCATCTGTCGCGGCGCGATCTCGTCAGGCAGAGCCCGGCCAGCGACGGCACCTCGCGCGGCACTTTCGCGCTGCGCTCGCCGGTCCGGCCCAACCCGATCGGCACAGCGATCGTGACACTTGCTGGCGTCGAAGGCTCGACATTGCTGGTGCGCGGCATGGATTGCGTCGACGGAACACCCCTGCTCGACCTGAAGCCGGATCGGGCGCTGTTCAAGCCGATCGCGCCGCCGCAGCCGGGCGACTTCGAGGTTGGATAG